The Halobellus sp. MBLA0158 genome has a window encoding:
- a CDS encoding methylenetetrahydrofolate reductase, with protein MALGAQRGTKTGAEFLLTEARFELMPFDSFDDEIGELPDGASVAITTSPKLGIERTVERSEEAAAAGYEVVPHIAARYIEGPEQLDEICGRLRDAGITDIFVPGGDKEEPVGEFESAYDLLVALDDLDHEFEEIGITGYPEGHDFISDAELAEAMEKKAPYATYIVTQLCYDPDTILEWIEEIRDRGVDLPIEVGIPGVMKYQRLLSISQKVGVGDSVKFLRKTTGILGFVKQLVGSRGTYKPDALIDGLAPYVDDETYNIRGVHIYTFNQTPDLEQWRRGRLD; from the coding sequence ATGGCATTGGGCGCCCAACGCGGCACGAAGACCGGTGCGGAGTTCCTGCTGACCGAGGCGCGGTTCGAGCTGATGCCGTTCGACAGCTTCGACGACGAGATCGGAGAACTGCCGGACGGCGCCAGCGTCGCGATCACGACCTCCCCGAAGCTCGGGATCGAGCGGACCGTCGAACGATCGGAAGAGGCCGCAGCGGCCGGCTACGAGGTCGTCCCGCACATCGCGGCCCGGTACATCGAAGGGCCCGAACAGCTCGACGAGATCTGCGGCCGGCTCCGGGACGCGGGGATCACGGACATCTTCGTGCCCGGCGGCGACAAGGAGGAGCCGGTCGGGGAGTTCGAGTCCGCCTACGACCTGCTCGTCGCGCTCGACGACCTCGACCACGAGTTCGAGGAGATCGGAATCACGGGCTACCCCGAGGGCCACGACTTCATCTCCGACGCGGAGCTCGCCGAGGCGATGGAGAAGAAGGCGCCGTACGCGACCTACATCGTCACGCAGCTGTGCTACGATCCCGACACGATCCTGGAGTGGATCGAGGAGATCCGCGACCGAGGCGTCGACCTCCCGATCGAGGTCGGCATCCCCGGCGTGATGAAGTACCAGCGGCTCCTGAGCATCTCCCAGAAGGTCGGCGTCGGCGACTCCGTGAAGTTCCTCCGGAAGACCACGGGCATCCTGGGCTTCGTCAAGCAGCTCGTCGGCTCGCGCGGGACCTACAAACCGGACGCCCTCATCGACGGGCTCGCGCCGTACGTCGACGACGAGACCTACAACATCCGCGGCGTCCACATCTACACCTTCAATCAGACGCCCGACTTAGAGCAGTGGCGGCGCGGCCGTCTCGACTGA
- the glyA gene encoding serine hydroxymethyltransferase, with product MTYETVAEVDPAVADALEGERRRQNETLSMIASENHVSEAVMEAQSSELTNNYAEGYPGERYYAGCEHADEVEELAIERAKELWGAEHVNVQPHSGSQANMSVYLATLEPGDKILSLDLTHGGHLSHGHPANFAGKTYEVEQYEVDEETGYIDYEGLAEKAEEFEPDIVVSGYSAYPREVEWERVQDIAESVDAYHLADIAHITGLVAAGVHESPVGVADFVTGSTHKTIRAGRGGIVMCDEEHADDIDAAVFPGAQGGPAMHNIAGKAVGFGEALSPEFEAYAEQTVANAKALAEQLQDHGFSLVSGGTDNHLLLVDLRPSHPDTPGKDVESALESAGIVLNANTVPGETRSAFNPSGVRIGTPGVTTRGFTESTCREVADLIARVVDDPHDEETVSAVAARVDELTDEYGLYE from the coding sequence ATGACGTACGAGACCGTCGCGGAGGTCGACCCCGCCGTGGCCGACGCCCTGGAGGGCGAACGCCGGCGGCAGAACGAGACGCTGTCGATGATCGCGAGCGAGAACCACGTGAGCGAGGCCGTGATGGAGGCCCAAAGCTCCGAGCTGACGAACAACTACGCCGAGGGGTATCCCGGCGAGCGCTACTACGCGGGCTGTGAGCACGCCGACGAGGTCGAGGAACTGGCGATCGAGCGCGCGAAGGAGCTGTGGGGCGCAGAGCACGTCAACGTCCAGCCGCACTCGGGCTCGCAGGCGAATATGTCGGTCTACCTGGCGACGCTGGAGCCGGGCGATAAGATCCTCTCGCTGGACCTGACTCACGGCGGCCACCTCTCGCACGGCCATCCCGCGAACTTCGCGGGCAAGACCTACGAGGTCGAGCAGTACGAGGTCGACGAGGAGACGGGCTACATCGACTACGAGGGGCTCGCCGAGAAGGCCGAAGAGTTCGAGCCCGACATCGTCGTCTCCGGGTACTCCGCGTATCCCCGCGAGGTCGAGTGGGAGCGCGTCCAAGACATCGCGGAGTCGGTCGACGCCTACCACCTCGCGGACATCGCTCACATCACGGGGCTCGTCGCCGCCGGCGTCCACGAGTCGCCGGTCGGCGTGGCGGACTTCGTGACGGGGTCGACCCACAAGACCATCCGCGCCGGACGGGGCGGCATCGTGATGTGCGACGAGGAACACGCCGATGACATCGACGCGGCGGTGTTCCCCGGCGCGCAGGGCGGCCCGGCGATGCACAACATCGCGGGCAAGGCCGTCGGGTTCGGCGAGGCGCTCTCCCCCGAGTTCGAGGCCTACGCCGAACAGACCGTCGCGAACGCGAAGGCGCTGGCCGAGCAGTTGCAGGACCACGGCTTCAGCCTCGTCTCGGGCGGCACCGACAATCACCTCCTCCTCGTCGACCTCCGGCCCTCGCATCCGGACACGCCCGGAAAGGACGTCGAGTCGGCGCTGGAGTCGGCCGGGATCGTCCTCAACGCGAACACGGTGCCCGGCGAGACGCGGTCGGCGTTCAACCCCAGCGGCGTCCGGATCGGGACGCCCGGGGTCACGACCCGCGGCTTCACCGAGTCGACCTGCCGGGAGGTCGCCGACCTGATCGCCCGCGTCGTCGACGACCCACACGACGAGGAGACCGTCTCCGCCGTCGCGGCCCGCGTCGACGAACTGACCGACGAGTACGGCCTCTACGAGTAG
- a CDS encoding universal stress protein, producing the protein MYQVLVPIDGNEARARSQAEYALTLAERASDAAVTVLYVVPPDALETDAGVDFTEIGAAVTAAEYLEEHDVSVDRRVEGGKTIAEEILDVADDVDADELVLGGRKRSGVARVLLGSTVHDVFVSTERPVTITGREMSIERGSRRLVLPVDASAERVSHQVDYVTSFPDAPEDVEVTVLYVFPEQDYKGAPPHEFEDVDAAVETADALEDAGIDTERVAVGGGVARTIIDEAEERDATGIVMGGRKRSGVQKVLLGSITQDVMLSADRPVTLTG; encoded by the coding sequence ATGTATCAGGTGCTTGTCCCGATCGACGGCAACGAGGCGCGGGCGCGCAGTCAGGCCGAATACGCGCTGACGCTCGCAGAGCGCGCGTCGGACGCCGCGGTGACGGTCCTGTACGTGGTCCCGCCGGACGCCCTGGAGACGGACGCCGGCGTCGATTTCACGGAGATCGGCGCGGCCGTGACGGCCGCGGAGTACCTCGAAGAACACGACGTATCAGTAGACCGACGCGTCGAGGGCGGAAAGACGATCGCCGAGGAGATTCTCGACGTCGCCGACGACGTCGACGCCGACGAACTCGTGTTGGGGGGCCGCAAGCGCTCGGGGGTTGCGCGGGTGCTGCTCGGGAGCACGGTCCACGACGTGTTCGTCTCGACCGAGCGGCCGGTGACGATCACCGGGCGGGAGATGTCGATCGAGCGAGGGTCGCGGCGGTTGGTGCTCCCGGTCGACGCCAGCGCCGAGCGCGTAAGCCACCAGGTCGACTACGTCACGAGCTTCCCGGACGCGCCGGAGGATGTCGAGGTAACGGTGCTGTACGTCTTCCCCGAACAGGACTACAAGGGCGCGCCGCCGCACGAGTTCGAAGACGTCGACGCCGCGGTGGAGACCGCAGACGCGCTCGAAGACGCCGGGATCGACACCGAACGGGTCGCCGTCGGCGGCGGCGTCGCACGGACGATCATCGACGAAGCGGAGGAGCGCGACGCCACGGGAATCGTGATGGGCGGCCGCAAGCGCTCGGGCGTCCAGAAGGTGCTCCTGGGCAGCATCACCCAGGACGTGATGCTCTCGGCGGACCGGCCCGTGACGCTCACCGGATAG
- a CDS encoding aminomethyl transferase family protein, which produces MSGDHPNHPSIDQSDRVLPRNLRQTGDPGIQMLVSTRVRKSPFFDKSFNEEGAWRCTVYNRTYHPRGLVEPEDGGAMAEYEALTEKVTLWDVAVERQIRVKGPDAEALTNYVITRDATEIEPMHGKYVILCNEDGGILNDPILLRVEEDEFWFSISDSTLMQWLQGVNVGKDFDVEIDEIDVAPMQIQGPLSEDVMVEVVGEEVSEIPYYGLMEAEINGAPVLISQTGFSGEKGFEIYVRDAMENAERVWDPVLDTVKDHGGRQIAPGHHRRIAAGILSWGQDMDHETSPFQVNLGYQVPDDKDADYIGKEELERQQELIEDGEYPFNLKLVGLKMAGEPIRDYAPDFWIVSDPDTGEECGYMTSPWWNPDLETNIGLGFVPADKLQAETDAQLNDEIYEEDLDIEFQVHLPEEYAEDEGEPVYATVAEVPFKESVNPSAREQAKLNARQDAQSD; this is translated from the coding sequence ATGTCAGGGGACCACCCGAACCACCCGAGTATCGACCAATCCGACAGAGTGCTCCCGCGTAATCTCCGTCAGACCGGGGACCCGGGAATCCAGATGCTGGTCTCGACCCGCGTCCGCAAGTCGCCGTTCTTCGACAAGTCGTTCAACGAGGAGGGCGCCTGGCGCTGTACGGTGTACAACCGGACCTACCACCCGCGCGGCCTCGTCGAGCCCGAAGACGGCGGTGCGATGGCCGAGTACGAGGCGCTGACCGAGAAGGTGACGCTGTGGGACGTCGCCGTCGAGCGCCAGATCCGCGTGAAGGGTCCCGACGCGGAGGCGCTCACGAACTACGTCATCACCCGCGACGCCACCGAGATCGAGCCGATGCACGGCAAGTACGTCATCCTCTGTAACGAGGACGGCGGCATCCTCAACGACCCGATCCTCCTCCGCGTCGAGGAAGACGAGTTCTGGTTCTCCATCTCGGACTCGACGCTGATGCAGTGGCTCCAGGGCGTCAACGTCGGCAAGGACTTCGACGTCGAGATCGACGAGATCGACGTCGCCCCGATGCAGATCCAGGGCCCCCTCTCCGAGGACGTGATGGTCGAAGTCGTCGGCGAGGAGGTCAGCGAGATCCCGTACTACGGCCTGATGGAGGCCGAGATCAACGGCGCGCCCGTGCTCATCAGCCAGACCGGCTTCTCCGGCGAGAAGGGCTTCGAGATCTACGTGCGCGACGCGATGGAGAACGCCGAGCGCGTCTGGGACCCCGTCCTCGACACGGTCAAGGACCACGGCGGACGGCAGATCGCGCCGGGTCACCACCGCCGCATCGCCGCCGGCATCCTCTCGTGGGGCCAGGACATGGACCACGAGACCTCGCCGTTCCAGGTCAACCTCGGATACCAGGTCCCCGACGACAAGGACGCCGACTACATCGGCAAGGAGGAGCTCGAACGCCAGCAGGAGCTCATCGAAGACGGCGAGTACCCGTTCAACCTCAAGCTCGTGGGCCTCAAGATGGCCGGCGAGCCCATCCGCGACTACGCGCCGGACTTCTGGATCGTCTCCGACCCCGACACGGGCGAGGAGTGCGGATACATGACGTCGCCGTGGTGGAACCCCGACCTCGAGACGAACATCGGGCTCGGGTTCGTCCCCGCCGACAAGCTCCAGGCCGAGACCGACGCGCAGCTCAACGACGAGATCTACGAGGAGGACCTCGACATCGAGTTCCAGGTCCACCTCCCCGAGGAGTACGCCGAAGACGAGGGCGAGCCGGTGTACGCGACGGTCGCCGAAGTGCCGTTCAAGGAATCGGTCAACCCGAGCGCCCGCGAGCAGGCCAAGCTGAACGCGCGCCAGGACGCTCAGTCCGACTGA
- a CDS encoding MOSC domain-containing protein, protein MARLDRLRVYPVKGLDGIEVDAADVLGGGTLEHDREFALFDADGDVLNGKRTDRVHDLSTDFDPDSGAFAVETPAGETEEFVLSEERERERAEAWFCDFFDRDLTLERDAERGYVDRREMGLSVLSSGTLAEIASWFDDLGVGSVRRRLRANVEVADVPAFWEDRFVSADAPGFRVGEVRFEGLDPCGRCVVPARDPDTGDELSGFRERFIRQREATFPAWADEDAFDHFYTAMILARPFDADRGRRLRVGDAVAVMDE, encoded by the coding sequence ATGGCACGACTCGACCGCCTCCGAGTGTATCCGGTGAAGGGTCTCGACGGCATCGAGGTCGACGCCGCGGACGTGCTCGGCGGCGGCACGCTTGAACACGACCGCGAGTTCGCGCTCTTCGACGCCGACGGCGACGTCCTCAACGGCAAGCGCACCGACCGCGTCCACGACCTCTCGACGGACTTCGACCCCGACTCGGGCGCGTTCGCCGTGGAGACGCCCGCGGGCGAGACCGAGGAGTTCGTGCTCTCCGAGGAGCGGGAACGGGAGCGCGCCGAGGCGTGGTTCTGCGACTTCTTCGACCGCGACCTCACGCTCGAACGCGACGCCGAGCGCGGGTACGTCGACCGCCGCGAGATGGGGCTGTCGGTGCTGAGTAGCGGCACGCTGGCGGAGATCGCGTCGTGGTTCGACGACCTGGGCGTCGGGAGCGTGCGCCGGCGGCTCCGCGCGAACGTCGAGGTCGCAGACGTCCCCGCGTTCTGGGAGGACCGGTTCGTGAGCGCCGACGCGCCGGGGTTCCGCGTCGGCGAGGTCCGGTTCGAGGGGCTCGATCCGTGCGGACGGTGTGTCGTGCCGGCGCGCGACCCCGACACCGGCGATGAGCTATCCGGCTTCCGCGAGCGGTTCATTCGACAGCGCGAGGCGACGTTCCCGGCGTGGGCCGACGAGGACGCGTTCGATCACTTCTACACGGCGATGATCCTCGCGCGCCCGTTCGATGCGGACCGCGGGCGTCGGCTCCGCGTCGGCGACGCGGTGGCCGTGATGGACGAGTAA
- a CDS encoding DUF7342 family protein has translation MTGRPGIDSWKAHQTAFDRVRSVALTLSEPRSAGWIAERARVADNTARDHLQRLVEMDVLRTTATDGATRYAPDPLYTRMRALRDLLDGRDRDDLLALKADLQAQIETWRDRYEVDSPTDLRERAAETDTASETRDLRQTANDWDIVRYRLRLVEDAVEHYAEYAGGAPTPA, from the coding sequence ATGACCGGCCGGCCGGGGATCGACTCCTGGAAAGCACACCAGACGGCGTTCGACCGGGTCCGGAGCGTCGCCCTCACGCTCTCGGAGCCCAGGTCCGCCGGGTGGATCGCCGAGAGGGCCCGCGTCGCGGACAACACCGCGCGAGATCACCTCCAGCGGCTCGTCGAGATGGACGTCCTCCGAACCACCGCGACCGACGGCGCGACGCGGTACGCCCCCGATCCCCTCTACACGCGGATGCGAGCGCTCCGGGACCTCCTCGACGGACGCGACCGCGACGACCTCCTGGCGCTCAAAGCGGACCTCCAGGCACAGATCGAGACCTGGCGGGACCGGTACGAGGTCGACTCGCCGACCGACCTCCGCGAGCGGGCCGCCGAGACCGACACCGCGAGCGAGACGCGCGATCTCCGTCAGACCGCGAACGACTGGGACATCGTCCGGTACCGCCTCCGCCTCGTCGAAGACGCGGTCGAACACTACGCCGAATACGCCGGTGGCGCCCCCACGCCCGCCTGA
- a CDS encoding helix-turn-helix domain-containing protein, producing MSITAKVHIEHEHLALIPTLQRLGDVDIRVITQGTTDPGSTYFPFLIEYDDPDELEAALDDDVTVEAFELIDRTDNTAIYYIEHTPQTRLISGIVTDENGFLVHTETKDGGWLVHLLLPDRSALNSIWEYAIANDIALDIIEIYSNEDASGQSSYGLTDEQRDALQLAFSEGYFSEPRDISLSEVADRMDLSSTAMSGRLRRGMRNLIAATIADRDHEQTD from the coding sequence ATGTCGATCACAGCTAAGGTACACATCGAACACGAACACCTCGCGCTCATCCCGACCCTCCAGCGGCTCGGCGACGTTGACATCCGCGTGATCACCCAGGGCACGACCGATCCGGGCTCGACGTACTTCCCGTTCCTCATCGAATACGACGACCCCGACGAACTCGAAGCGGCGCTCGACGACGACGTCACCGTCGAGGCCTTCGAGCTGATCGACCGCACCGACAACACCGCCATCTACTACATCGAGCACACGCCGCAGACCCGACTGATCAGCGGGATCGTGACCGACGAGAACGGCTTTCTCGTCCACACCGAGACCAAAGACGGCGGGTGGCTCGTCCACCTCCTCTTACCCGATCGCTCGGCGCTGAACTCCATCTGGGAGTACGCCATCGCCAACGACATCGCGCTCGACATCATCGAGATCTACAGCAACGAGGACGCCAGCGGCCAGTCCTCGTACGGCCTCACGGACGAACAGCGCGACGCGCTGCAGTTGGCCTTCTCGGAGGGCTACTTCTCCGAACCGCGCGACATCTCCCTCAGCGAGGTCGCAGACCGGATGGACCTCTCCTCGACGGCGATGAGCGGCCGCCTCCGCCGCGGAATGCGGAACCTCATCGCGGCGACGATCGCGGATCGGGACCACGAACAGACGGACTGA
- a CDS encoding TRAP transporter permease yields MSTNDHDDGGEPPEAEVEELSREEAEELIDEIERRRSLKGLAALAVAVIGILFSLFQLFLAARSFTFSIPIPLAPDWQVSLQLLQANAVHVAFALTLTFLMFPASMGDGFLSRALGRVVDAATDPFDAGSPIARAVTGVRDLFRWAFVDPNRSRVTPFDVVCMITAALSAYYFLTEFSEIQDMRVFGLESGAPVTELYPFLAPVLGGVPVLSEVSWALILGALGVLLVLEATRRTLGLPLMIIVATFIVYARWGYLISGNTPFLGLLAIPQLTWPDIIQNLWYNTENGVFGIPVTVSVSFIYIFILFGSFLEMSGAGQWFIDLAYAATGTRKGGPAKASILASGFMGTISGSSIANTVTTGAFTIPLMKQSGYSPEFSGAVESSASSGGQILPPVMGAAAFLMVQYTATPFAEIIILATIPAIVFFFGVWVMVHLKAVQEGIGGVDAAETTSIIEHLKTGWFYLVPIFLLLFYLIVERLSVSRSAWFTLVALVALISFIAAYSDETRLTLFGTLAAIFAVDLGSFAVAGVPFTKLVGGAGGAGLPVAEAFGIVGPRIGWYAMLAAALTMLYHTDVQSKFLDLNPTVQGAAESAGDRTGRDLGDNQLFRVGTFVVKSMEEGARTAVPVVVAVAAAGIIPGVISVSGLGPNLTSLLLALSGGSIVVMLLVTAVASIILGMGMPTTVTYIILISMLATPLVEFGIPLLAAHLFILYFGVIADITPPVAVAAYAASGVAKSDPFETGVKAFSLSLNKAIVPFAFVLAPGIVLLRRKADAADLPLREQYRIVNFGDLAELSYSVPEILVPVVGVFLGVVALGATVIGTLYGSVNRAERAGFAVSSLLLMAPRLLSTSVFDLLGFAGVTVSVNALLLDLTLRGVGFVIFVALAAKNKREAGATRTNPRGVST; encoded by the coding sequence ATGAGCACGAACGACCACGACGACGGCGGCGAGCCACCCGAAGCAGAGGTCGAGGAACTATCCAGGGAAGAAGCCGAGGAGCTCATCGACGAGATCGAACGTCGACGCTCCCTGAAGGGGCTGGCCGCCCTCGCGGTCGCGGTCATCGGCATCCTGTTTTCCCTCTTTCAGCTGTTCCTCGCGGCGCGGAGCTTCACCTTCTCGATTCCCATCCCGCTGGCCCCCGACTGGCAGGTCTCGCTGCAGCTCCTGCAGGCCAACGCCGTCCACGTCGCCTTCGCGCTGACGCTGACGTTCCTGATGTTCCCCGCGAGTATGGGCGACGGATTCCTCTCGCGAGCGCTCGGGCGCGTCGTCGACGCCGCCACCGACCCCTTCGATGCGGGCAGTCCGATCGCCCGCGCCGTGACCGGCGTCCGCGACCTGTTCCGCTGGGCGTTCGTCGATCCGAACCGCTCGCGCGTCACGCCGTTCGACGTGGTCTGTATGATCACGGCGGCGCTGTCGGCGTACTACTTCCTCACCGAGTTCTCGGAGATCCAGGACATGCGGGTCTTCGGCCTCGAATCCGGCGCTCCCGTCACTGAGCTCTACCCCTTCCTCGCGCCGGTCCTCGGCGGCGTCCCCGTCCTCAGCGAGGTCTCGTGGGCGCTCATCCTCGGTGCCCTCGGCGTCCTCCTGGTGCTCGAAGCCACCCGACGCACCCTCGGACTGCCGCTTATGATCATCGTCGCCACCTTCATCGTCTACGCGCGCTGGGGCTACCTCATCAGCGGCAACACGCCGTTCCTCGGGCTGCTCGCGATCCCGCAGCTCACCTGGCCCGACATCATCCAGAACCTCTGGTACAACACCGAAAACGGGGTCTTCGGGATCCCCGTTACCGTCTCGGTGAGCTTCATCTACATCTTCATCCTCTTCGGCTCCTTCCTGGAGATGAGCGGCGCCGGCCAGTGGTTCATCGACCTCGCGTACGCCGCCACCGGAACGAGAAAGGGCGGCCCCGCGAAGGCGAGCATCCTCGCCAGCGGCTTTATGGGGACGATCTCGGGCTCGTCGATCGCCAACACCGTCACCACGGGCGCGTTCACGATCCCGCTGATGAAGCAGTCCGGGTACTCGCCGGAGTTCTCCGGCGCCGTGGAGTCGTCGGCGTCGTCCGGGGGGCAGATCCTCCCGCCGGTGATGGGCGCGGCCGCGTTCCTGATGGTGCAGTACACCGCGACGCCGTTCGCTGAGATCATCATCCTCGCGACGATCCCCGCGATCGTCTTCTTCTTCGGCGTCTGGGTGATGGTCCACCTCAAGGCCGTCCAGGAGGGCATCGGCGGCGTCGACGCCGCCGAGACCACCTCGATCATCGAACACCTCAAGACGGGGTGGTTCTACCTCGTCCCGATCTTCCTGCTCCTCTTTTATCTCATCGTCGAGCGCCTGTCGGTCTCCCGGTCGGCGTGGTTCACGCTCGTCGCGCTCGTCGCGCTCATCTCCTTTATCGCCGCTTACAGCGACGAGACCCGCCTCACGCTGTTCGGGACGCTCGCGGCCATCTTCGCCGTCGACCTCGGGAGCTTCGCCGTCGCCGGCGTGCCGTTCACGAAACTGGTCGGCGGCGCGGGCGGCGCCGGCCTCCCCGTCGCCGAGGCGTTCGGAATCGTCGGGCCGCGGATCGGCTGGTACGCGATGCTCGCCGCCGCGCTGACGATGCTGTACCACACCGACGTCCAGTCGAAGTTCCTCGATCTCAACCCCACGGTCCAGGGCGCGGCCGAGTCCGCGGGCGACCGGACCGGGCGGGACCTGGGCGACAATCAGCTGTTCCGCGTCGGCACCTTCGTCGTCAAATCGATGGAGGAGGGCGCGCGGACGGCCGTCCCCGTCGTCGTCGCGGTCGCGGCCGCGGGGATCATCCCCGGCGTCATCAGCGTCTCCGGGCTGGGGCCGAACCTCACCTCGCTGCTCTTGGCGCTGTCGGGCGGCTCGATCGTCGTGATGCTGCTCGTCACCGCCGTCGCCAGCATCATCCTCGGGATGGGGATGCCCACCACCGTGACGTACATCATCCTGATCTCGATGCTCGCGACGCCGCTCGTGGAGTTCGGGATCCCCCTGCTCGCGGCGCACCTGTTCATCCTCTACTTCGGCGTCATCGCCGACATCACCCCGCCGGTCGCGGTCGCGGCCTACGCCGCCAGCGGCGTCGCCAAGTCCGACCCCTTCGAGACCGGCGTGAAGGCGTTCTCGCTGTCGCTGAACAAGGCGATCGTCCCCTTCGCGTTCGTCCTCGCGCCCGGCATCGTCCTCCTCAGACGGAAAGCCGACGCGGCCGACCTCCCGCTGCGGGAGCAGTACCGCATCGTCAACTTCGGCGACCTCGCCGAGCTGTCGTACTCGGTGCCGGAGATCCTCGTGCCGGTCGTCGGGGTGTTCCTCGGCGTCGTCGCGCTCGGCGCGACCGTCATCGGCACGCTCTACGGATCGGTCAACCGCGCCGAGCGCGCGGGCTTCGCAGTCAGTTCGCTCCTGCTCATGGCGCCGCGGCTGCTCTCGACGTCGGTGTTCGACCTCCTCGGCTTCGCCGGCGTCACCGTCTCGGTGAACGCGCTCCTCTTGGACCTCACGCTGCGCGGCGTCGGATTCGTCATCTTCGTCGCGCTCGCGGCCAAGAACAAGCGCGAAGCGGGGGCGACCCGGACCAACCCTCGGGGCGTTTCGACCTGA
- a CDS encoding DUF1850 domain-containing protein, giving the protein MIRNTLEGERVGRVLVAAALAVLLLSVGVAVAVPTGQVLVVEDLDTGEEYVTQPVDDGSTVALEYMHSVEKTRVYDEYRVDGDTLVNTRMEFESYGWGLPARVNVTNVNGTLVYEPPGGITELESIAVSPGRIADHTLIVGDRQYDLVAATNGNDVRIHIERRTLLETLL; this is encoded by the coding sequence GTGATTCGGAACACACTCGAAGGCGAACGAGTCGGTCGCGTTCTCGTAGCCGCGGCGCTCGCGGTACTCCTCCTCTCCGTCGGCGTCGCCGTCGCGGTCCCGACCGGGCAGGTCCTCGTCGTCGAGGACCTGGACACGGGCGAGGAGTACGTCACCCAGCCCGTCGACGACGGCAGCACGGTCGCGCTCGAATATATGCACAGCGTCGAGAAGACGCGCGTCTACGACGAGTACCGCGTCGACGGCGACACGCTCGTCAACACCCGAATGGAGTTCGAGTCCTACGGCTGGGGGCTTCCCGCCCGCGTCAACGTCACCAACGTCAACGGGACGCTCGTCTACGAGCCGCCGGGCGGCATCACCGAACTGGAGAGCATCGCGGTCTCGCCGGGCCGGATCGCGGACCACACGCTTATCGTCGGCGACCGACAGTATGACTTAGTCGCGGCCACGAACGGCAACGACGTTCGGATCCACATCGAGCGACGGACACTACTCGAAACACTCCTATGA
- a CDS encoding TAXI family TRAP transporter solute-binding subunit, which produces MTNNRTRRRFLEATGIAGIAALAGCSGNGGSGGDSDTETSGGDGGDDTATTESSGGDGGTSTRLSWHAGGTGGTYYPLSNEFKTVVEENTDYSLTVQSTGASVENVGSLADGSADFALIQNDIAYFAKNGTGIETFQGNAIENLRGVATLYPETITVVTLQSTGIETLSDLSGATINTGDLGSGTQVNANQILEAVGITDYNEQNAGFSQASEQLANGDIDAAFVVGGWPVGAIEDLATTNDIQIVPIQGENRQAVKDAASWFADDTIPAGTYSGVDEAVETVAVQAMIATNAGVSADTVETVTAAIFDNVDDLTIKTDFISADSAQDGMSIELHEGAAAYFDA; this is translated from the coding sequence ATGACGAACAATCGGACTCGTCGGAGATTCCTCGAAGCGACTGGTATCGCAGGCATCGCGGCCCTCGCGGGCTGCAGCGGGAACGGTGGCAGCGGCGGCGACAGCGACACAGAGACGAGCGGCGGCGACGGCGGCGACGACACCGCCACCACCGAGAGCAGCGGCGGCGACGGTGGAACGAGCACGCGCCTCAGCTGGCACGCCGGCGGCACCGGCGGTACCTACTACCCGCTCTCGAACGAGTTCAAGACGGTCGTTGAGGAGAACACCGACTACTCGCTGACCGTCCAGTCGACGGGCGCCAGCGTCGAGAACGTCGGCAGCCTCGCCGACGGGTCCGCGGACTTCGCGCTCATCCAGAACGACATCGCGTACTTCGCGAAGAACGGCACCGGCATCGAGACGTTCCAGGGCAACGCGATCGAGAACCTCCGCGGCGTCGCCACGCTCTACCCCGAGACGATCACCGTCGTCACCCTCCAGAGCACGGGCATCGAGACGCTCTCGGACCTCAGCGGCGCGACGATCAACACCGGCGACCTCGGTTCGGGCACCCAGGTCAACGCGAACCAGATCCTCGAAGCGGTCGGCATCACCGACTACAACGAGCAGAACGCCGGCTTCTCGCAGGCGTCCGAACAGCTCGCCAACGGCGACATCGACGCGGCGTTCGTCGTCGGCGGCTGGCCCGTCGGCGCCATCGAGGACCTCGCGACCACGAACGACATCCAGATCGTCCCGATCCAGGGCGAGAACCGCCAGGCCGTCAAGGACGCCGCCTCGTGGTTCGCCGACGATACCATCCCCGCCGGCACCTACAGCGGCGTCGACGAGGCCGTCGAGACCGTCGCGGTCCAGGCGATGATCGCCACCAACGCCGGCGTCTCCGCCGACACCGTCGAGACGGTCACCGCGGCCATCTTCGACAACGTCGACGACCTCACGATCAAGACCGACTTCATCTCGGCCGACAGCGCACAGGACGGGATGTCGATCGAACTCCACGAGGGCGCGGCCGCGTACTTCGACGCGTAA